In the Nocardia asteroides genome, CATGCACGTATACGGGGCGACCAGCGCGGACTTCGGGCGGGTCGCGGTGGCCGACCGCAAGCACGCGGCGGTGAACCCGAACGCCTTCTTCCACGGCAAGCCGATCACGCTGGACGACCACCAGAACTCGCGCTGGATCGCCGAGCCGCTGCACCTGCTCGACTGCTGCCAGGAATCGGACGGCGGGGTCGCGCTGGTGATCGTCAGCGCCGAGCGGGCCAAGACGCTGCCCAACCCGGCCGCGGTGATCACCGCCGCCGCCCAGGGGAGCGGCGCCGACCAGTACGTGATGACCAGCTACTACCGGGACGCGCTCACCGGGCTGCCGGAGATGGGGCTGGTCGGCGACCAGCTCTGGGCGCAGAGCGGGCTTCGCCCGGACGATATCCAGACGGCAGTGCTCTACGACCACTTCACGCCGTTCGTGCTCATGCAGCTGGAGGAGCTGGGGTTCTGCGGGCGCGGGGAGGCGCGGGACTTCATCGCCGACGGTGCGATCGAGCTCGGCGGGCGGTTGCCGTTGAACACCCACGGTGGGCAGCTCGGGGAGGCGTACATCCACGGGATGAACGGCATCGCCGAGGGGGTCAGGCAGTTGCGCGGCACCTCGGTGAACCAGGTGCGGGACGTGCGGAACGTCCTGGTCACCGCTGGTACAGGGGTACCGACCTCGGGGCTGATCCTCAGCGCGGCGTGAGCGGGATCCGGTCCGGGGCGGGAGGCCCGTCCGCGACGGCACGCGATCCGCTGGCACGCTGAGTCCGGCGCGCACATCGGGCGCCGGAGAGGAGCACCCCCGTGATCACCCGGCACCTGGTCGACGTGCACGTCCTGCTCACGAGGCAGGACGAGATCCTGCTCAG is a window encoding:
- a CDS encoding lipid-transfer protein; this encodes MSGLSGKAAIAGIGATDFSKESGRSELRLAAEAVTAALADAGLTPADVDGLTTFTMDTNLQVAVARTVGIPRLTFFSHIGYGGGAACATVQQAAMAVATGVADVVVAYRAFNERSVSRFGQFSSSLAAAPTSSGIDAGWSYPHGLGTPAAQVAMVARRYMHVYGATSADFGRVAVADRKHAAVNPNAFFHGKPITLDDHQNSRWIAEPLHLLDCCQESDGGVALVIVSAERAKTLPNPAAVITAAAQGSGADQYVMTSYYRDALTGLPEMGLVGDQLWAQSGLRPDDIQTAVLYDHFTPFVLMQLEELGFCGRGEARDFIADGAIELGGRLPLNTHGGQLGEAYIHGMNGIAEGVRQLRGTSVNQVRDVRNVLVTAGTGVPTSGLILSAA